GCCCAGGGGTCGCTCGCGAGCACCCGTCCGGAGACGAGCCGGTAACGGCGACGAACCCGTGGCGACCGGCGTCGGTAGACGTCCGCGAGGAACTCGCGGAGCGCCTCGTTGACGGGCTCTGGCCGCTCCAGCACACATGGAAGTATCCCGTGAACGCGTTTCAGGGGGCGCCGGTCGAAGACGCACCCGGTAGGGAGAACGGACCTCGCGTCGGGAGCCACACACGTCTAAGAGAGCTCGGTTTTCGCACATTACCAATATTGATCTCACGTGACTATTTGCAGATGTTGTCAAGATGAGATAGTACGAGGCGAACGAAATATCGCACACAGATCGCGGACCAGTCGAGTTCACGGGAGCGGACGACGGTGCTGTGAACTGGTACCGTGTGAAGAGTCAACAGAAGGGCGACATAATTAAAAGACAAACAGTTTGATGGAACGGCTTTGTCCGTTCCGACCGCTTAGTGTCGGATGTGAAGTCTAAACCAGTAGCAACGATCGTCGCAGCGATGATGGTACTGTCGGTACTCACGCCGGTTGCTGCGGCCGCACCCGCCGCCGACGGCGACGCGTCGGCGGCCCCGGCCGCGGAGACGGAGTCGCCGACGCCGGACGGCGTACAGACCGAGACCGACGCGGAGTACCGTGGCTGTACGATGGTGATCGTCGGAAAGAACGCCAGCGCTGACGGCTCGGTCGTGCTGGCCAGAACCGAAGACTACAGCGGGAACTGGGCGAAACACTTCCGCCACGTTCCCGCCGAGACGCACCCGGAGGGTGCGACGTTCGAGGCGGCCAACGGCCTCGAATGGCCGCTTCCCAACGAGACGTACGCGTACAACGCCGCGCAGGACTGGACCACAGAGTGGGGCCGATTCCACGAGTTCGCGATCAACTCCGAGGGGGTCGGCGTGACCGCGACGACGACGACGAGCATCAACGAGGACGTCGAGGAGGTCGACCCGCTCGTCGAGGGGGGCCTCGCCGAGGCGAGCGTGACGACGCTCGTGGCCCAGCGGGCCGACACGCCCCGCGAGGGCGTCGAACTCGTCGGCGAGATCGTCGAACAGGAGGGCGCGAGCGAGCCGTTCGCGATGGCCGTCGCGAACGGCACCGAGGCGTGGCTCATCGAGACCGCCAGCGGCCACCACTGGGCCGCCCACCGGATCCCCGACGACGAGTACTTCGTCGGCGCCAACGCGATGCGACTCGGGGAGGTCGACCTCGACAGCCCCGACTACATGGGCTCCGACGGCCTGATCGACTTCGCCGCCGAACACGACCTCTACGACCCGGAAACCGAGGACTTCCACTTCGCGAAAGCCTACGGGACGGCCGACGACTACGCCGCCTACAACTACCAGCGCGTCTGGGGCGGCCTCGAGTACTTCGGCACCGAGAACGCGCCGTGGGACGGCGACGAGGTGCCCGGTCCCGACGCGAGACCCTATCCGGTCACCGTCGAACCGGACGAAGAGATCTCCGTAAAGGACGTGATGGACTTCACGCGGTACCGCTACCAGGACACCGAATACGACGCGCGCGAGACGGACGAGCCACTGCCCCGCACGGTCGGGACCACGTCGACGATCGAATCGCACATACTACAGCTTCGCGAGGACGGCCCGACGCCGATCAGCGACGTCGCGTGGGCCGCGATGGGGACGCCGCTGGCCAGCCCGTACGTCCCCTACTACCCCGCGCTCGAAGAGTTCCCCGAGCCGTACAGGCAGGGGAACGACACCTACGACGAGGACTCCGCGTTCTGGCAGTTCAGGTCGCTCAGTAACCTGCGGTTCCTCAGTTACGACTACTTCGGGCCGAAGGTGATCGAGGAGATCGAGACGTTCGAAGAGGCGGAGCTAGAGCAGCAGGCGGAGAAAGAGCGGAAAGCCGCCGAACTGTGGGAAGAAAACGAGACGAAAGCAAGGGAGTACCTCGCGAACTACTCGGAAGAGCAAGCCTGGGAGGCGCTGGACCTCGCGGACGACCTCGAGACCGAGATCCACACGACGGTCGCCCAGATAGAGGGCTGGAAACTCGCGAACCCGTCGGTAGACGCCCAGCCGGAAGAGTGGGACCTGCCCGCACCCGACGCCGACGCCGACGCCGACGAACCGGAGCCCGACGACGACAACGCCGACACGGACGATCCGGGGACCGACGACGGTGACGACACCAGTGACGCCGACGATGGCAGCACCGACGACGCCGACGATGGCAGCACCGACGACGCCGACGATGGCAGCACCGACGACGCCGACGGCGAAACCGACGCCGACGACTCCACGCCCGGCTTCGGCGTCGCCGCGGCCGCCGTCGCTATCGCCGCACTGATCGCCGTCGGCGCCGCGACGAGACGCCGCTGAACGCGGAGGGGGGCGGCCGACCCCACCGTCGACGGCCGTTTCTCGCTTTTCTCGGCCGAACGTGTGCGTAGTTCGACCCGTCTCTCCGGAACCGCCGAGCGCGCGACGAGAGGCGCCGACCGGCCGACGCGACCCGTAACGGACCCCCGACCGTTTACATCAGCCACATTATACGACGGGCACACACAGTTATAATCTTTGAGTGTAGTGCGTAAATTGAACGGCCGACCGACGCGACACCGCCCGCGCGACCGCGGCGGTCCGGATTCGCCGGGGCCCGGAGACCCGCTCCGGGGAGGCGGATCCCCCAACTCGGTACCTGCCACCAAAACCCATGCCAGCGCACAACGATCGAACGCCACCCCCCAACGAATCGACCGATCGATCGGCGACCGACGCCCTCGACGAACTGCTCGCGGCGCTCAGATCCGACCAGGGCGGCGCGCGGACGACCGCGCTCCGCCGCGCGCTCGCCGACGAGACCGACCCTCCGGCGGAGCGGCTGGCCGACGTCGAGTCGACGCTCGACTCGCTGGCGGCGGACGTCGAGGCGCTCGAAGAGGCAATCGAGGACCTCGAATCGAACGACCGAGCGCTGGCGGTCGAGACCAGCGACCTCGGCGCCGACGTCGAGCGCGTCGCCGACCGGGTCGAGCGCGTCGAGGAGAAGACGGACGCCCTCCGGGACGAACTCGTCGCCACGCGCGACGCCGTCGGGGAGACGTCCGCGGCCGGGGCCGGGAACGACGAGGAACCGTCGGCGGACCCCGAGGAGTACAGCGACGACGTCCTCCGGCGGATGAAACACGTCGAGCGGAAACTGGATCGGCGGACCTCCTCGCTTGCGTCGGAGCTGTCGTCCGTCGAGGACCTCGAGGCGCGCATCGACGAACTCGAACGGGAACTGGACCAGCGGACCGACGCGCTGGTGGCGGGGCTCGAAGACGTCGACGGGACGCTGGAGGAGGCGGTCCGGTACGTCCACGAGGACCTCTCCGACGAGATCGAGCGCCGCTCGCACACGCTCGAAGCCGCCGTCGAGGACCTCGAGGAGGAGCTGGGGTCGTCGATCGACGACCTGCGGGACGACGTCGACACGCTCGAGATGCACGCGGTCGACTTCACCATGTGGCGCCGCTCCGTCGAGGAGACGCTGGAGGAGTCCGAGGACGGGTGAGCGGCCGCGTCGCGTCCCCACCCGGCCCTGTCCCGTGGGCCCACGCGCTGGGTGCGTTCGTCGCCTCGGGGCCGGACGCCCGTGTGGACGAGAAGCCGGGAGACGGAGTCGTCAGTCCTCGCCGCGGACGAACGTCACCGGACAGGGCGCCGACAGCAGCACCTCCTGGGCGGTCGAGCCGAACACCGCCTTGCCGGTCGGCGAGCGCCGGCGGCCGCCGACGACGACGCGCTCGGCCCCGACCGACTCCGCGAGGTCGACGATCGTCGTCCCGTGGTCGCCGACGGCGCCGCGGACCTCGTAGTCGACGCCGTGTTCCTCGAGGACCGCCCGGATGTCCCGGATCGTCGCGTGGCGGGTCGCGACGTCGTCGGGATCGACCTCGCCGTCGGGATCGAAGTCCAGCCGGTCGAGGACCTGATCGTACTCCTCGCGGGTGAACACGTGGCCGAGGACGACCGTCGCCGCGGCCGGCCTCGCGACCTCGACGACGGTCGCGGCCAGTTCGTCGGCGCGGTCGGCGTCCCCCGGGCCGACCGCGAGCAGAATCGTCTCGAGCGTCATACCCCTGACTACCCCGGGCCACTACCTTAAACGTTCACACGGTCGAGCCGGCGCGAACGGCCCGAGGACGCCCGTCGGCGCCGCTCGCGCGACCGGGCGACTTTTGGACGGCCGGGTCGACGGACCGGCATGGACGGACCGGACCTCTCCGATCGGACCGTGCTCGTCACGGGCAGCGGCCGCGGCCTCGGGCGCGAACTCCTGCTGGCGACCGCCGACCGCGGCGCGGACGTCGCCGTCCACTACCACACGAGCGCCGACGCCGCCCGCGAGGTCGCCGCCGAGGCCCGCGAGCGCGGCGCCGGCGCGGCGACGACCGTTCAGGGCGACGTCACCGACCCCGACAGCGTCGACGGACTGTTCTCGGCGGTCGAGACCGACCTCGGCCCCGTCGACTGTCTCGTCAACAACGTCGGCGACTTCGCGCCGCGCCACTGGGAGGCCCTCGACGTCGAGACCTGGCGGCGGGTGTTCGCGACGAACCTCGACGGCACTTACCTCTGTTCGAAGCGCGCGCTGCCGGCGATGCGCGAGAGCGGCTACGGCCGCATCGTCAACGTCGGCTACGCCTCGGCCGAGAAAGGGCTCGTGAGCCCGAAGAACTTCCCGTACTTCGCCGCGAAGGCGGGCGTGTTGATGTTCACCCGGATGCTCGCCGCCGACACGCAAGACGACGGAATCACGGTCAACGCCGTCTCCCCCTACGTCGTCGAGAACTCCGACGAGTTCCCCGACGACCTCCCGCGGGGCCGGCCCGCCTCCTTCGAGGACGTCGCCCGGCCCGTCCTCTTCTTCCTCGACCCCGAGAACGGGTACGTCAGCGGCGAGAACGTCGAGGTCGACGGGGGCTGGTTGCCGGAGTCGGTGTGAGAGCGACGGTGGCGGGACGAAGAACCGACCTCGACGCCCGCCAGACGTTTACGGCGGGTCGCCGTAGCGCGAGTATGGCCGAGAATCGCGTGGTTCAGGGGCGGATGGTCACCCCCGAGTCGCTCGCGGAACTCGTCGAGGGGGAGTCGGTGATGGAGGCGGACGCGATCGAGGACGCCGACCGGGACTGTCCGGCGTGTGGCGGCGACGTGCTTCGCGTCGGCTACATGCCCTCGGTGACCGAGTTCGTCACCGGCTGGAAGTGCACCGACTGCGACTGGCACGAGACCGACCGGGCCGAGTGAGCGCGGGACGCTACGACCGGAGGCGCTGGCCGGCGAACCGCGCCAGCAGCGGCAGGTCGCCGAGGTCGAGGAGCTTCGTGATCGCCCGCTTGTTCCCGTCGTTCGCCTTCGCGAGCGTCTCGTCGTCGAGGCGGTTCAGGTCGGCCATCAGTTTGTCGTACCGTTCGTTCGGCGCGAGGTAGAGCAGTTGGGTCATCAGCAGCCGCGAGCGCACGTTCGGCGCGACGTCGCGGTGCCAGAGGGTGTCGTACACCTCGAGGTTCTCCGCCGTCGGCGGCACGTCGGCGTGTTTGAGGCAGCTGTCGGCCGCGGCGGCGGCCGCGCGCCCGGACTGCATGCACTTGTTGATCCCCTCGCCCCACAGCGGGTCGACCGTCGGGACGGTGTCGCCGACGGCCATGAACCGGTCGGTGTAGAGCGTCCCGGGGAGCTGAATGTGCGCGGAGCCGCGGTGGTGGCGCCCCTCGATGCGCTCGGCGCCCTCGAACCGGGGGTCGGTCTCCATCCAGTGGGTGAGGTAGTCGTCGATGGCGAAGTCGCTCTTGGCGTACTTCCGGTGGCTGTCGTTCTGGATGTAACAGACGCCGACCTTGGCGGTGTCCTCGCCGGTGTGGAAGATCCACGAGTAGCCGCCGGGAGCGATCTCGTGGTCCAGTCGGAGCATCATCGCGTCGGTCAGGTCCGCGAAGCCGGGGTGGTCGACGTCGACGCCTTCGAGTTCGTACTCGACGCCGATCGCGTGGTTCTCGCGTTCGAGGTTGCTGACGCCGAGTTTCTTCGCCAGCGGCGCGGCCGGTCCCGTCGCGTCGACGACGATCTCGCCGTAGACCTCCTCGTCGCCGTTGTACGTGACGCCGACGACCTCGCCACCCTCGACGATCGGCGCGGTGGCGCGCGCGTCGAAGCGGTACTCGGCGCCGTCGGCGCGACTGTCCTCGACGAGGTATCGCTTGAACGCGGCGAAGTCGAGCACGGCGCCGGGCTGGTCCTGAACGTAGTAGTCGCTGGGCGACTCCAGGACGACGCTGTCGGTGTAGTGCTGGACGACGTCGTCCGGGACGCCGAACGACGCCATCATCGACGGGAACGTGCCGGCGGTCGACTTGTTGCTCTGTTTCGGGAACTCGGCCTCCGATTCCGTCTCGAGGACGACAACGTCGTAGCCTCTCGCGGCAAGGTCGCGCGCACACTGGCCACCAGCGGGTCCCGCACCGGCGATCACTACGTCGTAATCCTCGTTCATGGAATACGGACTGTACTGGGTCGTTATTAGTGTGTCCAGTCACGTCGGGGCGACTGCCCCGCCGGACGACCGCCTCCCCCGTCGGTGTGAGCACGGTCGCATCGGTGAAAAACGGTTCGGGGAGCGGCCTCACCGGCCGCCCGCGGCCTCGCGGTACCGGTTCGGCACGTACGACAGCGCGCTCGACGGGAGCGCGGCGACGAGCGCGGCCGCGACCGCCGCGAGGGTCCGCCGGAGCGCGACGTAGACGCCGGCGACGACGACGGCGGCGGCGACGACGACCCGGAGCGGCCCGTCGAGGGCGGCCAGCAGCGGCGCCGCGAACGCCGCCGTCAGCAGGAAGTCCTCGGGCGACCCGTCGTAACGGATCGCGCGCCGCGGCGGGATCCACCGCCCCCGGTAGTGGTCGTACACCGCCCGGTCGGAGGTGCCCTCCCACGGGCGCAGTTCGAGGCCGCCGCCGAAGACGTCCGCGACGCAGTGGGCGGCCGCGCCGAGCAGGAGAAACGCCGCGACGACCGTCGGCGGCGACGGCGCGAGCGCCGCGAGGGGGACGGCGACGGCCGCGAGCGCGGGGTAGTACACGGGGTAGTGCAGCGTTTTGCGGTGGCCGACGTACATGTCGAGGTCCGGGAGGACGCCGCCGACCAGTCCCGCGAGGAGGCCGACGGTGGCGAACTCCGGCGCGACCGCGAGCAGCGGCGCCGCGAGAAGCATCCCCCCGAGAGCGTGGGTCGGGAGCATCATCGTGTCCCACACGAGGCAACACGAACACATCAACGTGTCGCCGTGCGAGAGAGTCGGTGACACGCGACCCTCGCGGGTCCCGACGGGTCAGACCGGGACCACTTAGGCGCTCGCGTCCCCACCGATCACGTAGATGACCTACGGAGACGGGCTGGCTGACCTGCTGCTGGATGATCGGCAAAACGCGGCCCTCTCGTGGGCGTTCGTCGGCGTCCTCGGGATCGCTACCGTCGAGCGCGCCGTCACCGAGGGGGACGTCCGGACGGCCGCGTTCGCGGCGGCCCTCGTCCTCGTCGCGGTCGTCCCGCCGCTTGCGTTCCGCGACCCGACGGTCACCCTCCCGTGGGACCTGCTCGGCGTCGCCTGTTCCCCCGTCCTCTGGAAGACCTTCGTCGGCGTCCCCTTCAGGACCGAGGTGGTGCCGTACGTCTCCGTCGCGGTGATCGCCCTGATGGTCGCCGTCGAACTCCACGCGTTCACCGCGGTCCGCATGGACCACACGTTCGCGGTCGTCTTCGTGACGCTGACGACGATGGCCGCCGCGGCCGTCTACAACGTCCTCAAGTGGCTCGTCGACGTCGCCCTCGGGGCCGGCCTGCTGCTCGACGGCCGGAGCCAGCACGCGCTCAACGCCGTCGTGATGGTCGAGTTCGCCTACGCGACCGGCGCCGGGATGCTCGCGGGCGTCGCGTTCACCTACTACTTCCGGCGGCGGCTCCCGTCGCCGGGCCGACGGCCGTCCGACCGGCCGCGATCGCACCCCGAGTGCGCCGACGGGCACGCGTCGCTGGCCGAACGGCTCCGCCTCTCGGCGACCGTCCAGCGGCGGCTCACCCGCTCGATGCAGGGCGTCCTCGGCGCCGTCCTCCTCTACGGGCTGGTCACGGTCACCCTGCCGACGATCGTCAACGCCACCGTCGCGCTCGGGCTCACGTTCGTCCCCGCGATCCTCGAACGCGACCTCGAACTCCCGATGGACCCCGGCCTCGTGCTGTGGATCACGGCCGCCGTGTTCCTCCACTCGCTGGGTTCGGCCGGGCTGTACGGCACGGTCACCCACTGGGACCACCTCACACACGCGCTGTCGGCGTCGGTCGTCGCGGCCACCGGCTACGCGTTCTTCCGGGCGGTCGACCTCCACAGCGTCGACGTCTACATTCCCCGGCAGTTCATGTTCGCGCTCATCCTGATCTTCGTCCTCGCGGCGGGCGTCGCCTGGGAGTTGCTCGAGTTCGCGATCGACCAGTTCGCCATCGTCGTCGGCCTCCCCGCCGTGCTCGCCCAGCACGGCCTCGACGACACGATCCTCGACCTCGTGTTCAACGCCGCCGGCGCGGTCGTCGTCGCGACGTGGGGAGCCGTCTACCTCACCGACCTCTCGGAGGCGCTGTCGAACCGCCTCGAGGAGTGGTCCGCCTGAGAGTCCCAAACTGTCAAGCCCGTACGTGGCCTACTACCGGTCATGGAGTTGCTCGTCGCAGTCGACCGATCGGAGGAGAGCCGGAACGCCCTCGAGTACGCGCTCGACCTCGCGGCGGCCTTCGAAGCGAACCTGACCGTCGTCCACTCGGTCGACCCGGCGGTATACGACCGGGGCGGATCGGCGCCGGTCGCGGACGTCCCGGACGCCGACGAGCGCCTCGTCCTCGAAAACGTCGCCGACGCCGAGGAGCGCGGCGAACGCCTCCTCGAGGAGGCGGCCGAGGAGGCGGCCGACCGCGGCGTCGAGGCCGGGACCGAGTTGCTGTACGGCGATCCGGTCGAGACGATCTCGGGGTACGCCGATGAGGGGGCCGTCGACGGCATCGTCGTCGGCCACCGGGGCCACTCCGGGCGCGCCCGCGAGTTGCTCGGGAGCGTCGCCCGGGGGCTGGTCGAGGAGGCGACGGTTCCGGTGACCGTCGTCCGCTGACCGCGGGCACCACCGGGTTCTATTGCCCCGGCCGTGGGACGGGGCCGTATGGCAGTCGAACGCTTCGCACGGAGCGACGTCGTCACGGCCGCCCCGGACGCGCCGATCCACGAACTGGCGACGACGATGCGCGAGTCGAAGGTCGGCAGCGTGGTGATCGTCGACGACGACGAACCGGTCGGCATCGTCACCGACCGCGACCTGACGATGCGGGTCCTCGCCGAGCACGCCGACCCCGACGGCCTCGCCGCCGAGGACGTGATGTCCCCGGAGTTGCGGACGGTCGACCGCGACGCCGGCTTCTACCGCGCCACCGAACTGATGAACAACCACAGCATCCGCCGCCTCCCGATCGTCGACGGGGACGGCGCGCTCGTCGGCATCATCACGGCCGACGACCTGAGCGAACTCGTCGCCGACGAGCACGGGGAACTGGTGGGCGTCCTCCGGGAGCAGCGCCCGCCGTACTGATCCCGGGAGCGCGACTCGGCTGCGGGTATTTTGTCGCTCGGCGGTCAAGTCTCGCGTATGGCGTCCGGAGACCACATCCTCGTCCCGTACGACGGATCGGCGCCCGCGAAGGACGCGGTGCGATACGCCCTCGAAACGTACCCCGACGCGACGTTCACGCTGTTTCACGTCGTCCCGGTCCCGGAAGGCTACTGGGCGGCGTTCGAGGACAGCCAGACGCCCACGCCCGGCTACGACCGCGCCCGCGAGCGCGGCGAGGAGTTGCTGGCGGAGGCCGCCGAGATCGCCGCCGAGGGCGACGCCGACGCGACCGTCGAGACCGAGATCGCGACCGGCCGGCCGAAACACGCCATCGCCGAGCGCGCCGAGAGCGGCGAGTTCGACGCCGTCGTGATGGGCAGCCACGGCCGCGAGGGGGCCGAGCGCATCCTCCTCGGGAGCGTCGCCGAGAACGTGGTGCGCCGCTCGCCGATCCCCGTCGTCACCGTCCCGTGAGGCCGGTCAGACCAGCGTGATCCCGCCGTCGACGACGAGCGAGGCGCCGGTGACGAACGCGGCCGGCTCCGAACTCAGGTAGACGACCGCGCTCGCCAGTTCCTCGGGTTCGCCCTGGCGGCCGACGGGCGTGGCGGCGACCGCGGCCTCGATCTCCTCGGGCGAGGAGACCTCCTCGGCCGCGCCCGTGTCGATCATGCCGGGGACGACGGCGTTGATCGTGATCCCGTCCGGCGCGAGGTCGATGGCCGCGCTCCGCGTGAAGCCGACGACCCCCGCCTTGCTCGCGGCGTAGTGCGAGAGCGACCCCGCCCAGCCGACGCGCCCGCCGGCGGCCGACGAGACGTTGACGATGCGCCCGTAACCCCGGTCGCGCATCCCCGGGACGACGGCGCTCGTGCAGTTGAACGTCCCCGTCAGGTTGACGTCGATCACGCGCTGCCAGTCCTCGTGGTCGATCTCGTCGAGCGACTGCGCCGGGAAGATGCCGGCGTTGTTCACCAGCACGTCGACGCCCCCGAGTTCCGCCTCGGCGTCGTCGGCGACCGCCCGCGCCTGCGCCGGGTCGGTCACGTCCAGTTCGCGAACGAGCGCGGTCGCGCCCCGGTCTTCGACCGCGTCGCCGACGTCCTCGCGCTCGGGGACGACGTCGGTCACGACGACGTCCGCGCCCTGTTCCGCGAGCAACAGCGCGGTCGCCTTGCCGATTCCACGTCCCGCCCCGGTAACCATCGCCACGCGGTCGGTGAGGTCTATCATCGTCGTGGTATCGAGGCGCGCAGGGGGCAAAAATGGCGTTCGGCGGCCGCGTGAGTGTCACGGACACGGGACGGTCACGCGGACGGATGCGACGCGGGCGGCGGCACACTATTGTGTCCGTTCGTCGTGACATCGACCATGGCGACCGACACCGACGACATCGAGACGGAACTGCTCAGCGTCTGCCGGACGGCCATCGGCGACGACCTCCGGAGCGCGACCTACTTCACGCCCGAGGAGTACGACCAGTTCTACCTCCGGAGCGACCTCGAACACGGCGCCGACGTCGAACGGTTCGTCGAGAACGAGCGGCTGGGGTTCACCTCCCAGCGGACGTACGGCGACACCGAACTCGGCGAGTACGAGTTCACGATCCGCGTCTTCGAGTGGGGGTACGTCACCCGCGTCGTCGTCGGCGACCGCGGCGTCTTCGTGACGACCGACCCGCTGAACATGAGCGAGTTCAAGGAGGTCGCGACGGCGATCAAGCGGGTTCTCGAAGGGGGCGCGGAGTGAGTCGGCCGCCGACCGCCGCGCCCGGGGCAGCCGAAGTTTTATCCGTCGATCGTTCCCTCTTTCGGTACCGATGTCGTCTCACCGGGGTGCGCTGTACCTGTTGCTCGTCGTCGCGGCGCTCGCGACGGGGCTGTTACACGTCGCGTTCGTCCCGCGGTACTTCCCCGAGGACGCCCTGCGCGCGTCCGTCGTCCTCCTCGCCGGCTGGTTCACGTTCGCGCTCGCGTTCTACGTCGCGGGTCGGCTCTTCTCCCACCCCGGCGAACTGCCGAGCATGCGCGGTGCGGACCTCGGGATCGGGCTGTTCCTCGTCTCGGCGCTCGTCGCCCTGTTCCTCGACTCGCTGGGGTTTCCCCCCGAGGCGGTCCTCGGGGCGTACGCCCTGCCGGCGGTCGGCATCTACGCCGGCCTCGCGCTGATCGGCTGGGCGATCGGCAAGCGGACCGCGGCGATAAACCGGATCGCCGGCGCCGACTGACCGTCACTCCGCCGTGTCGACGAGCACCCGGACGTCGCCAAAGCGGATCACGTGGTCGGTGACGCTCCCGACCGCCATCCGGTGGATGCCGCCCCGACCCCGCGTACCCATCACGATCAGGTCGGCGTCGACCTCGTCGGCGTAGTCGAGGATGGCCGTCCCGGCCGGCCCCGACAGCACCGCCGTCGTCACGTCGAGGTCGGCCGCCTCGGACCGGTCGGCGATGCGCGAGACGAACTCCTCGGCGCGCCCCCGGATCGCCTCCTCGGCGCTCGCGGCGTCGCCCGGCAGCCGCAGGTTCGACAGCGGGCCGGTCTCGGCGACCGAGACGACGTGGACGACCGCGTCGTGCTCGTGGGCGAGGTCGAGCGCCGTGTCGGCGGCCGTCTCGGCGTGTTCGCTGCCGTCGGTCGGAACGAGTACCGAATCGAACATGACGGAGTCTCCGTCGGCGACGACCGTGAACGTTCGCCCGCGCGGCGGACCAGTTTCACTTTCGCTCCGCCCGATTCCGCAACCGACAGCCCTTCATTTGTGGGCCCGCTGACCACGGGTAGATGAGCAAGGAGTACATCGAGGTTCGGGGTGCGGAAGAGCACAATCTGAAGGACCTCGACGTCTCGATCCCACGGGAGTCGTTCACCGTAGTCACGGGACTCTCCGGGTCGGGCAAGTCCTCGCTCGCGTTCGAGACGATCTACGCCGAGGGACAACGGCGCTACATCGAGAGCCTCTCGGCGTACGCGCGGAACTTCCTCGGCCAGATGGACAAGCCCCATGTCGAGACGGTCGAGGGGCTCTCGCCCGCCATCTCGATCGACCAGAAAAACGCCGCGAACAACCCCCGCTCGACGGTGGGGACGGTCACCGAACTCCACGACTACCTGCGGCTGCTGTACGCCCGCGTCGGCACGCCCCACTGCCCCGAGTGCGGCCGCGAGGTCGGCGAGCAGTCGGCCCAGAACATGGTCGAGCGCATCCTCGAACTCCCCGAG
The Salinilacihabitans rarus DNA segment above includes these coding regions:
- a CDS encoding universal stress protein: MFDSVLVPTDGSEHAETAADTALDLAHEHDAVVHVVSVAETGPLSNLRLPGDAASAEEAIRGRAEEFVSRIADRSEAADLDVTTAVLSGPAGTAILDYADEVDADLIVMGTRGRGGIHRMAVGSVTDHVIRFGDVRVLVDTAE